The following proteins are co-located in the Camelina sativa cultivar DH55 chromosome 12, Cs, whole genome shotgun sequence genome:
- the LOC104730539 gene encoding uncharacterized protein LOC104730539 gives MGFDESNLDRFLRCTTPIVPSRSLPKTQIKNLNPLWYPLESESVEYFRLSDFWDCFDEWSAYGAGVPIVSETDETLVQYYVPYLSAIQIFTSHSVLSALRENTESGDSGSETCSEEWRWEGCSSSEEGFDHQEPLDRLGYSYLQYFERCTPYSRVPLMDKIKELGERHAGLWSLRSVDLSPASWMAVAWYPIYHIPMNRNIKDLSTCFLTYHTLSSSFQDVKKEERKRISVSAFGMATYKMQGRLWDNDRLLCLKSVADSWLKQLRVHHHDFTYFTTTPHY, from the exons ATGGGTTTTGATGAATCCAACCTAGACCGATTCCTACGCTGCACTACACCTATCGTCCCTTCTCGTTCCCTCCCAAAG ACACAGATCAAGAACCTGAATCCTCTGTGGTACCCGTTGGAGAGCGAGAGCGTGGAGTACTTCAGGTTGAGCGACTTCTGGGATTGTTTCGACGAGTGGAGCGCTTACGGTGCAGGTGTCCCCATTGTCTCGGAAACGGACGAGACATTGGTCCAGTACTATGTTCCTTACCTCTCTGCAATCCAGATTTTCACCTCTCATTCTGTTCTCAGTGCTTTAAG GGAGAACACAGAATCTGGGGATTCAGGGAGCGAGACATGTAGCGAGGAGTGGAGATGGGAAGGATGTTCTTCTTCAGAGGAAGGGTTTGATCATCAAGAACCTCTTGATCGCCTTGGTTACTCTTACTTGCAGTATTTCGAGAGATGTACACCTTACTCCAGAGTCCCTCTCATGGATAAG ATCAAAGAATTGGGAGAAAGACATGCAGGGTTATGGTCATTGAGAAGTGTTGATCTGTCTCCTGCTAGTTGGATGGCTGTTGCTTG GTATCCAATATATCACATCCCCATGAATAGAAACATAAAGGACTTGTCTACTTGCTTCCTCACTTACCACACGCTTTCTTCATCTTTCCAAG ATGTGAAGAAAGAGGAGAGGAAGAGGATAAGTGTGAGTGCATTTGGGATGGCCACTTACAAGATGCAAGGGAGGCTATGGGACAATGATAGATTGCTTTGCCTTAAAAGCGTAGCAGATTCTTGGCTAAAGCAGCTAAGGGTCCACCACCATGACTTCACCTACTTCACCACTACTCCTCATTACTGA
- the LOC104730538 gene encoding putative cell wall protein → MASTLKTLTATIVLVSVLLGYTEQVSGMRYISDSPAPSESKHSDFLVNMVPQPSGLIPGFGRFLKPPTPKLPFLPYKDPLAAAPTTSYPTPPSRFASNTGYKSRSPSSMEDQVPPMPQP, encoded by the coding sequence ATGGCTTCTACCCTGAAAACACTGACAGCCACAATTGTTCTGGTAAGCGTGCTTCTTGGGTATACAGAGCAAGTGAGCGGAATGCGTTACATTTCCGACTCCCCCGCTCCTAGTGAGAGCAAACATTCAGACTTTCTAGTGAACATGGTGCCCCAACCATCTGGTCTCATTCCTGGTTTTGGAAGGTTCTTGAAGCCTCCCACACCTAAGCTACCGTTCCTTCCTTACAAAGATCCCCTTGCTGCTGCCCCAACCACCTCTTATCCAACTCCTCCTAGTCGTTTTGCCTCAAACACTGGATATAAATCTCGCAGTCCGAGTTCAATGGAAGATCAAGTTCCACCAATGCCTCAACCATGA